In Microcoleus sp. bin38.metabat.b11b12b14.051, a single genomic region encodes these proteins:
- a CDS encoding Uma2 family endonuclease: protein MIAVTINFNAIAKITDDQFYQLCRQNPEVKFERNAQGEITVMSPTGGETGNYNFEISIDFGIWNRRTKLGVCFDSSTCFKLPNGANRSPDVSWIEQHRWDALTTEQKQKFPPIAPDFVLELMSPTDSLKDTQDKMQEYMDNQVKLGWLINRKTRRVEIYRQGQDKEILECPAELSGEDILPGFVLNLQAVWA, encoded by the coding sequence ATGATAGCAGTTACCATCAACTTTAATGCGATCGCCAAAATCACCGACGACCAATTTTATCAACTGTGCCGCCAAAACCCCGAGGTCAAATTTGAACGCAACGCCCAAGGAGAAATAACCGTCATGTCGCCCACAGGAGGAGAAACCGGAAATTATAATTTTGAAATATCTATTGATTTTGGAATTTGGAACAGACGAACTAAACTGGGAGTTTGTTTCGATTCTTCAACTTGTTTCAAGCTACCCAACGGTGCCAATCGTTCTCCCGATGTTTCTTGGATCGAACAACACAGATGGGATGCACTCACTACCGAACAAAAACAAAAGTTTCCTCCGATTGCACCAGATTTTGTCTTAGAGTTAATGTCGCCGACGGACAGTCTCAAAGATACTCAAGACAAAATGCAAGAGTACATGGACAATCAAGTAAAATTAGGCTGGTTAATTAACCGCAAAACGCGCCGAGTTGAAATCTACCGCCAAGGACAAGACAAAGAAATTCTGGAATGTCCCGCAGAGCTTTCAGGAGAAGATATTTTACCCGGTTTCGTGCTAAACTTGCAAGCAGTCTGGGCGTAA